In the Candidatus Binataceae bacterium genome, CGGCCCGCTGCACGGCGGAGCCAACGAAGCGGTGGTGCGAATGCTGGAACAGATAGGCTCGGTCAACCACGTTCCCGATCTGATCAAGCGAGTGAAGGCGGGCGAGGAATTGCTAATGGGCTTCGGCCATCGGGTGTACAAGAACTACGACCCACGGGCGAAGATCATCAAGCGAGTGGCCGAAGAGGTGTTCGGGGTAACCGGAGTCAATCCGCTGATCAAAATCGCGCTGGAACTGGAGCGCATCGCGCTGCAGGACGACTACTTCATAAGTCGCAAGCTTTATCCCAACGTCGATTTCTACTCGGGGATTATTTATCAGGCGATGGGTTTTCCCACCTCGATGTTCCCGGTCCTGTTCGCCATTCCTCGCACCTCGGGCTGGCTGTCGCAGTGGGCGGAGATGGTGCGTGATCCCGAACAGAAAATCTCGCGCCCGCGCCAAATCTATATCGGTGAAGGTCAGCGAGCCTGGACGCCGGTCAACAAGCGGCCCGAGCCGCTGACCCGCGAGGACGCGGTCGATACCGCCATCTGAAAAGCGCAGCGACCCGGCGCCGCGTGACAAATGGGGGCCCTGAAAGCGATTTGCCGGAACTGACCTGCGGCACTCGCGGGCGTGGGGGCAAATCCTAAGCGCCGTCTTTGGGTTTTTCGATGCGGGGGAACAACGCCACCGGCGGCTGAATTCGATGGCCCGCGCGTAAGCCCTGCCCGTAGGGCGCGGTCGTGTCGGCCTGCTCCAGTCCCAGCAATTCGCCGATCCGCGACGCGGTTACCGGCATGAAGGGTTCCAGCGCCACTGCGATAAGGCGTAGACTTTCGAACAGGTTGGCCAAAATCTGCCCGACCCGGGGCAGCTGGGCGGGGTCGCGTGCCAAGCTGAAGGGTGCCGTCTGCACGACATATTTGTTGGCCGCGTCCAGTGCCTGCCAAATCACTTCGAGGGCCCGATTGAAGGCCAACTGCTCGACCAACTCGCCGCTTTTGTCAACCACCGAGCCCACCGCGGCCGCCAGCATTTCGTCTTCGCTAATGCCGGCGAGAAGCGGCGCCTGCGGTAGTTCGCCGCCGAAATAGCGCGCCGCCATCGAAAGCA is a window encoding:
- a CDS encoding citrate/2-methylcitrate synthase: DLSYTGNFLAMLFKMTESNYKPNPVLERALDVLFILHADHEQNCSTNAMRSVGSSQADPYSATAAAIGALYGPLHGGANEAVVRMLEQIGSVNHVPDLIKRVKAGEELLMGFGHRVYKNYDPRAKIIKRVAEEVFGVTGVNPLIKIALELERIALQDDYFISRKLYPNVDFYSGIIYQAMGFPTSMFPVLFAIPRTSGWLSQWAEMVRDPEQKISRPRQIYIGEGQRAWTPVNKRPEPLTREDAVDTAI